From the Candidatus Eisenbacteria bacterium genome, one window contains:
- a CDS encoding SDR family oxidoreductase translates to MNWIAKQAARTQTPTSAPRSLVTGGAGFLGSHLCDRLLAEGHEVICVDNLLTGSMENVRHLLEGPRFTFIRHDISEPLDLADLIRASTNHPSTDHMPEPVSDRMRLDYILHFASPASPKDYARHPIETLKCGSFGTYNALNLAILTDSVFLLASTSEVYGDPDVSPQPETYWGKVNPLGLRSVYDEAKRFAEAMTIAFHRKYNLRVRIIRIFNTYGERMRVDDGRALPNFLSQALQGEPLTVYGDGGQTRSFCYVSDLVEGIHRMLLSNETGPVNLGNPEEVSVLEMAKEVIRLTGSKSKMRFEALPGDDPQRRKPDISKAISVLGWRPRVSRRNGIRRVIPYFKAMLEPASARSAGGQVCDFHG, encoded by the coding sequence ATGAACTGGATCGCCAAACAAGCCGCCCGCACGCAGACCCCCACCTCAGCGCCGCGAAGCTTGGTGACCGGCGGTGCGGGCTTCTTGGGCTCTCACCTCTGCGATCGGCTCCTTGCCGAAGGTCATGAAGTCATCTGCGTGGACAACCTTCTGACCGGGAGCATGGAGAATGTGCGCCATCTGCTCGAGGGCCCGCGCTTCACGTTCATTCGGCACGACATCTCCGAGCCTCTCGACCTCGCGGACCTGATCCGCGCATCGACAAACCACCCATCGACAGATCACATGCCGGAACCGGTCAGCGACCGCATGCGGCTGGATTACATCCTTCATTTCGCCTCTCCGGCCAGCCCAAAAGACTACGCCCGCCATCCGATCGAAACCCTGAAGTGCGGCTCCTTTGGAACCTACAATGCGCTGAATCTCGCCATCCTGACGGACAGCGTATTCCTTCTAGCCTCGACCTCCGAAGTCTACGGCGACCCGGACGTGAGCCCCCAGCCGGAGACCTACTGGGGCAAAGTCAATCCGCTGGGGCTCCGAAGCGTCTACGACGAAGCCAAGCGATTCGCCGAGGCGATGACCATCGCGTTTCACCGCAAGTACAATCTGAGGGTTCGAATTATCCGGATCTTCAACACCTACGGAGAGCGGATGCGCGTCGATGACGGGCGCGCGCTTCCTAACTTTCTGAGTCAGGCGCTGCAGGGCGAGCCTCTCACCGTCTATGGGGATGGCGGTCAGACGCGGAGCTTTTGTTACGTGAGCGATCTGGTGGAGGGGATCCACCGGATGCTGCTGTCGAACGAGACCGGGCCGGTCAATCTGGGCAACCCGGAGGAAGTTTCGGTTCTGGAAATGGCGAAAGAGGTGATTCGGCTCACGGGAAGCAAAAGTAAAATGCGGTTCGAGGCGCTGCCGGGTGACGACCCGCAACGCCGCAAGCCCGACATCTCCAAGGCCATCTCGGTGTTGGGCTGGCGGCCGCGCGTGAGCCGCCGAAACGGCATCAGGCGGGTCATCCCGTATTTCAAGGCGATGCTGGAACCTGCTTCGGCGCGCAGTGCTGGGGGGCAGGTGTGCGACTTCCATGGGTGA